In Phaseolus vulgaris cultivar G19833 chromosome 3, P. vulgaris v2.0, whole genome shotgun sequence, the sequence ggaaacagttaacaaaatataaactacaatattctctcaagatccttggagcagaaaagcctataaaaggacacaagcataaaggagaaaagggagagtttcatagggttttcttagtttattttcttcttagtaattcttttgttttgcctccgcatggaaggctaaatcttttttgttgattcctttgtaatttcccattgagttctgaggttttgttcaataaaagtttcgatttttaattctctatagcagttgtttttattgtctaatctcctggaaaactagtttttgtgagaggttgtacttgaacgcatgattgagagtcttccttatcttaaactttggtttcttagttagttcgcatcgttctaattaatttcttgggcgcatgattcaagagagaggaggtaagcattcccatggagtatacgcatggaacaaagtgggtattgattaaactagtagacgcatgttttactggtgagtttcagttgaattagattggcgcatgttcaatttggtttaactctgttggaggattgagaaaagattaatctttagagaacctgtgaagaattcaatggcgGAAGAAGttggggatcaaccgctttttatttgttattttaatcttttttaatattttctgcacaactatctcaaaccccctttttatttttattgttattgctaacgtttattgcttgcagatagattttaaaccctgatcaactgattttactattggattcgttgggagacgacttggggtcatctgaccacaactatactatcatctctctagcgttagacaagtctacactataatcatattaatttgacagcaaaacgacagctattagtcgtctttgtcaacctgtccactatgacccaaacagagtcatgcttcctcaaagtacgtggtaagtgggtaacaaaatccTTTGAGAGACTATCCGACTTCCACACTGGAATGTCTAACCGAGTTAACATGCCTCCAGGCCATTGATGTTTaatctttgatttctgacaagtcaagcaagcagctacaaacttagctacatcattcttcatgccatgccaccaataagacttcttgagattttgatacatcttggtcattcctggatgtaaactaagtttgcttttatgaccttcagataacactgtttgctttagttcattatcctctggtatacatattctatttttgaatctcaaaataccatccactcctaaagagaagtctttagctttgtcagtatttaataagcccatgaagttcttcaattttgaatcttccaactgcttctccttcaccttctccagaaattcattagttataacaactgtattacaactaatgcaatttgaagacatggaaacctccaaattcatactcctgaaatcttcaatcaatgttagctctctaatcataagcggcgacatttgtatctttttacgactcaacgcatctgcaacaacatttgccttcccAAGATGATATATTAGTTGGAAATcatagtcttttaaaaattcaatccatctcctctgcctcatatttaactccttctgatcaaacaaatacttcaagcttttatgatcactgaacacattaaaactaactccgtaaagaaaatgtctccatatttttaaagcaaagacaattgctgccaattctagatcatgagttggataatttctttcatgcacctttaagtgacgagaagcgtaggcaacaactttcttattctgCATCAAAACACAACTCAATccctgataggaagcatcacaaaaaacttcaaaagactgattggtatcagggattgtcaatataagagcattagtcaaccttcttttcaactcttcaaagcttctctcacattgttcagtccatgcaaaaggatgatcctttctagtcaattgggtcaaaggagccactattttagaaaagccttctaTAAATCTCCTGTAATATCCTGCTAACCCGACAAAGCTTTTAATTTCTGTAACTATTTTAGGACGCTCCCActgaagtacaacctccactttagaaggatctactgatattccctgtgcatagatgacatgtcctaaaaattgtatttctgacatccagaagtcacattttgaaagtttagcatataattgtttttctctcaaaatgttcaggacggttctaagatgttctgcatgttcttcccttgtacgagaatagatcaagatgtcatctatgaacactaccacaaacttatcaagaaaaggtctgaatatccgattcatataatccatgaaaatagctggagcattagtcacaccaaatggcatgaccaaaaattcatagtgaccataccttgatctaaaagcagtcttctgaacatcttcTGCTTTCACTGAAATTTGATGATAACCTGAGCACAAATCTATTTTAGAAAAGACAACTGCCCCATGCAACTAATCCATCAGATCatcaattctaggaagaggatatttattctttattgttaacttgtttaattgtctaTAATCTATGCATAGACATGACGAACCAtccttcttcttcactaatagcactggagctccccatggagaaacactaggtcgaatgaattgcttctccaataagtcttctagttgtttcttcaattcagcTAACTCTGCTGGTGTCATTCGGTATGGAGAAATTGACACTGGGCCTGCTCCAGGAATCAAGTCTATTGCAAACTTTATCTCACTTTTAGGTGGAAGTCCAGGAATCTCatcaggaaatacatccataaactACTGAACTACAAATATATCTTTATGTACTTTATCACTAACTATAGAACAAGCCAAGAGCATAAAACATTTTGTACCTTCTtgtatctctctctcaaactgatgagctgagataacctgcattccttctaatttagggaaaattaacttcttctGAGCATaatctataaggatatgattagcagacaaccaatccattcccaatataacctccaaatcttttagaggtatacaaaATCATGTTGGTCTTGTATTTCTGCCCATCTATAACCACTGGACACTCAAcacacatggaagaagttactataataccttctgttggtgtagataccaccaactcaaaTTATAATTCTCGGATTGGcaacttaagtttcttagcacaatcaaaagatataaaagaatgggttgtcccagaatcaaacaatacaaataactgtgttccaaggatagaacaaatacctctaacaaggctATCAGAGTGTGAAGCTTCAGCTCCACTAATAGCAAAAACTCTGCCAGCAGCTTTGGgtttttgattattattttgttgtaCTTGCTGCACTCCGCCAGAATTTGGAGCTCCCAATTGGACACGACAGTCTTTTGTTGCATGATCATACCTGTGACATCTATCACATGTCACATTTGACACTGGATAAGGGCAAAATCTAACAACATGTGGCCCACCGCATCTAAAACATCTGAAACTAGGTGGTGATTAAGAACTGGGTCTTCCGCTGCTATAAGATTGAGGTCTGAAATAAGGTTTCTTTTTATCTTCATATTTAgttattgatcctgcctgttgaccagaacgctggagctttgcctcgtcaaacttggatcgacgtgtgcgccgtGTCAGCCTCCGTCctttcaccgcgatccacctcaagaacttgcaaaagaacagaacggcgccgctgcggccgatcacgctccgacgcccaagtcagtgactgaaccaccaattactaagagtaacactcaagaactctcgaggaaccgtgcaatgttctctcttagtatactcaagactcgcaagcgtaaagaagacaatctgaacgtgcgtacctcagaagttcgttggaaactcttatatacctggacactttctctctcctggcagttacacatctggacacgtggctcgcatccagctgtacacgtgccatcatctggagcatccttgacttgggcgctacttctgactcttctttggctaagttacttatgcatgatgctactcagtgcatagttgccttggagcgtgatctcttctggatggcgagtttgggtgccttcgtacacaccttacctgtggtctcgccggccgccttcatgatctgcagcacctgcttcaccgtatatgctcaagtaagctgtcccccgacctcatcctctggccagctgggaaatgtctatctgccttcatctccgaCGATGTCcgtgtttcggcgatctctaatcacttggtcgcctgggtttacatctggcgacttcatctttaacccggtgaccgccggttttggtgtgctggagatcagAGCACGCcgacttaataactggcgactacacgagccccccgatttccttcccttctgccaaccaggcgtcccatcaacacgcctatacagtagcttgatgccacgtcatcattcccgactaccagggcggtacagttatgcttttagaaggtcctcccacttgaggtttagcaagtctgctactaattttcaaactctccactacttttgctttctccactaAAGCAGGGAAATCGCTAATGGACATAAgaatcaccacttctttaagttcttgcttcaatccaaactcaaattttctacatctccaagcctcAGTCATGGTTTGGGTGTATAATCCagctaggtgtttgaacctagtagcatattcagtgactgaaagatttctttgttccagctgcatgaattcaatttcttttgactatcaggaaaatactcctccaggaatcttactttgaagttctcccaagtggcattttctcctttgtcttccatcatttgcttcatgccTATCCACCAAAACTCAGCTTCTTCAATAAGCATATAGATGACATAAGATAACTTTCTCTTTTAAGGGCATTGAAtagcttcaaagattctttctatgtctctTACCCACTGGTCTGCTtcatctggatttaccttcccATTAAACTTGGATGGATTGTATCTTAGAAAATCCTCCAGACTAAAGGTATGGGGCTGTTGATGAAGCTGAGATGCTTCAGCTGCTAATCTAGTagtttctaattgatgaagggcggcttgatgctgctgtgccatagtagcactctgttgttgcaaggctgttgccatcatctttattgcccgagctaagttgggcatatctactagtggaggaggagtaggtggtctacgtgccatctactaagcacataaagaattggattagaaattactaaaaatttccagctacatctttaagacaaattaacttaaaagaaataatcaCACAAAATAGATACAAGACCAATCAAGacttatctctaaaatgtatTCTAGTTACtaagaattaagatagaaaataatcttgatctagtcatgagtgtgcaccctcaccactctatcaagattcttttcattcttaatactttcatctttattcataacaattaacttgactcgaacacaaacaagatttcaagaaaaacaactttgtcaaacatattattagaaacttttaactaagtcttgaggctagacttaaacaaaaatctacacgcaggagaaacaaaataaacccaATACCCTCAGGTTATCATAAGGATgaaccgctctgataccattaaatgtaacaccccataatttacatataactattacaataaaagttctaccagtttctatacaaacttggagtttctcaaaacattcctaatacatgattaggacttatagaaatacaaatatttacatatccacaactcaaaataagactctgaaacctctaaggctctcttgcacctgtatggtcatctgctcgtgtacatagtacaatcatcgcagttcaaactcAACAAGAAAATTAAGGGTAAGCTAGtggaaatagaattttataatatacacacttaaatccaaagagaaaaccaaattacatgatcaatttctcaaattatttaattttcttcaaatctcaacaataaaacaatcacatagatctcacatggatctacacatccagaatattcaacaaacaacatcttccagaagacccgtattaagtaagtcctaccagagactaacacctgatccaaagattaccagcgaatccaacataaaggatcagggtaagttcaatacaactcaacccgtgcatctcatatgtcacggtgtgcatgaactcccccatcagcttctcaccacctgatatcttagtctatgtgacttagatcatcagtgaagctcggagatctctgttaccacatagacatcaatacttaatacacagcaaacatcagtccatacattatcccaaatgtatgaattcaattccataccattccgtcatacaatatcattcaaaaagtgatccacaatattcaaaagtctatttgacattaaaaaaaacaacactttaatactaaatcatcaaaacctaatatttccacaaatttaaataatataaacaaacaacccaatatatataacacacaacatccctgcaagaaaaattgaatattgggaccacgtcccttccgcattcagatcttctatcctagggtgctattaaaaattaaatttagcttcccttacctcaattgcttgctttccaagcaacttttagaattttattccccacagtctggataagcttcaagatttacgggcctaatgcaagttatccaaatagaacaaaaattcagtatatagtagaattaGTTGAGAgtattaaacttctcaactgaccccaccaagattgatgattaaatcctaaggaaaaaagagaataaaggtatttagaataaaaatgaacttattctGTTTACAAATCTGATCAGGtaaaaatgttccttaactcctcagctacagcgtggtatgatcagattttaaaataaatgaagttTGGGAGAGAAAATTAGGAGAGAGGGAGAGTAAagaatatggagagagagaaagaagagaaatcaaagaaaaatgGTACTGTGGTGGTGGGAAAAATGTTTTTGTTGGTTTTTTTAAAAAGGCACGCTCTTACACATTTGattgaaaaaactattttaattctttatcctttaatattttgtttattgtGTTAAGTCAATATTACATGTTTCTCATTATAAGTAAAGAAATGATATAGAAGAAgaaattatgtttcatttatcttattttataaaatactttaattatatttgacATCGgacatatattatttatttattttggttttaaTAATGTTTgaagtttatttatattttagtatGAAGAACATATTagtgtttttttgtttgtttgaaaccttatatttttttttagtatgttttatgttttatttttatatttgattatttattaGAAAGAAAGGAAGAAGGTGTGAGAAAgtgtatattaatattaattatggtAATTTGTTATGATCTGAAACATCTTCATCCATGACTTTGACACTCTGTAATCTCACCACTCTTCACGCTTTCCTTGTTTATCTTTCATTTAACATATACATTACTTGTTCTTTATGGCATGTTAGGTTAAGTTTTTCAATAATTGGATCTCAAATTCTAGGTCTACGCAATCGCATTCTCACGTtcctcatatatatatatatatatatatatatatatattattttattttttaattgagagAATAATAATTCGAATAGGAAATTAGTTTAGAAAATTACAACCTTAGTATTTTCAACTCCATTTCGTGATACAGGGCTTGCATTGGACGATagtgactttgatttttttttattctttttaagtgaaaaaattatttatatatttgaaataaaaaattatctatatctcattttttttttatatttaatgagtATGAATTTATtgtttcatataatttttatgataaaatggATTACTCACACTCATACCtagatatatattttaaatattaattacataattttttattaaaaaaacatcatattattaaatttgtaaTGTTAAAACGATATACATTTTGTTCTTTAAtctaaatataaagaaaaagtataaaattatataaacaaaaaggtattagataacaataaaaaatcaaataattatagaaaaaatagaaataattaaataaataatctaaaaataaattacgaaactaaaaaataaattaacaaaaacatttatgttacctaataaattaaagttactttaataatttttaataatttaagtcAAATATATATATGAGGACGataataaatattgaaaaaaataaaaaacaaaaataaaacaattatttaaataatcattatcattattgtattcaatttaaaaaaaaacaaatattatccatatttatatttatacaaaatcaatatataatttttttcattgagAAAATCTAAACAATACCAAAAAAACGAATTCATTACCCTCATTTCATCAATCACAATTGCAATATGATCAACCATTAGGTCAATTCcttgattttttcttttaatgttCAAACGTGTGAAACAAATTAACTTCACTTTATTAGGCCTTTTATCTTACTTTTCCAATATTATATGTATTTTCACATCCCTTTTGTTTCTCAGTTTTGTTTTATATTCTGGTGAATTCACCCATGTGTATTCATTCATAACTCAATAATACTCAACATTCAACATTTCTACGAAACAATTTCCTAATTCCACGTGATTACAAGTTCTAGATGACTTGACTTTCTCGATTAGAATATTCCTAAACTCTCTATGAATTCAATCATTCAATATTGCCAAAACTTggtttaacaataaaaaataaactcatttgtcatacaaatttattttttttactacttATTCATCGAATagctataattttaattaatatttatttttcatcaacactaaatatattaaaatatttaaaattaatattaaaacttTCATCTGTACTAAATATAACACACAACACAAATTCTAACCATCAAGTGTCATAATTCTTCAAATGGATTTCCTACGCCAGCACACCTTGGTACAATTCTATgaccaataaaatatttataattaataaacaaAATGAATTGTCTAAGGATATTGTTCAGAATTTCATTTACACTACATACGTGTATATAGaaaatatttgattaaaaatgagaatatattaaaaaaggaAACTTTTTCTAACATTTGGAAAATACAATGAATCGTcttaatataacaaaatatttatcaataataaaaatattctgtcttttataatttttttgtaagtaATTTTGCAATCCCtttcaatatttaaattcaatatttcttataaatattttaatttcaatcaGTTTATGACACATTATTCTTAATAGAGGAAATAATTAATgagagttttaaattttaaaagaagagttttaaagaatttttcaaaaaaaaaactatctcATAAAGAAAACCTCAGACAATTCGATGATAAATTATCACAATTTAATCTTTATATCTGTAATGATGACATGTATTATTGAAAAGTCCATTAATCATAATGTATTAAGACATTTTCTgtaatcaagaaaaataaaaaagtaaaaaaacctTAATTGAAAAcaagagattttttttaagataataataataataatgtagaATCTAAATCTAAAGAATAATGTAAATATCTCTTAACAATAATGTAAATCAGATTTTATATTTCGGGAAGTAATACCAATAACAATTATCcgtgtataaaaaaatatgaaaacaagtGGAAACGCGTgtattttgttacttaacaaaaaaaCAGTTATAGCTAGCGCTACAATTGCCACAACGGTTGAAAatgaaatcaataaaaaaaatctaatcaaTCAAAATCGAATTTTATTTgaatctttaaaaataattttgtttcttcGATCAAaagatttaatttaaattttaaattaaaaatcaattactAAACCAAATTAGTTACTTATTATAGATTTAAAGTTAATTAGAGAAagtgtttttataatataattatatttgttaaaatacatgaacaaatttatattattatttttaattacgaGATCAAgttatttatttgtaaataaaaaaattcaaaaaataatatacctctttatttaatattacagcatatttaataattttgtatgtaaatttattttaacaaatttacagtaacaattaaattaagttataatgtataaattttgtttgattCCAATTTGATGTGAAATTAAAATCTATTTCTAtgtttgattttgaaaaaatcttaataaaacaaaactaaatCTAGTGACGACCTTATAAACAATTACCTTAAACATTATGATAATAAAGGTAAATTGTATAAAATGATatgaattatattatatgtgttgatagaaaaataatttgtagaaaaagagaaagattaTTGTAATGCCGTCCTGCAGAATGATTAAAGTTGAAAATTGATTTTCTCTTGCATCTTCTGGATCAACCTGTATCCATCACCAACTAATTTTAGATGCCACGTTTCACATCTACGTCACTagttgaataataataatagtaataaataataataaaaataatttttattatttttgcaaTGCACATGGTTATTTTGTATGAATAAATATGAAGAGTAATAATTTTACAGAGTGGTATTTTCCAATTTTGAGTGTGTGGACGGAGAATTCACACATCAaatatggatttatttatttaaatttgtcgTTGTGGTTTTGATTTGTTCTTTGGATCTCAGCCTTCATATTCATCCTCTCCCTTTCATCTTCATCGCCAGAGAAATCAATCAAactttttaaatcaaaattaaaactatatatacattttttataaaaaaataaattcaatcaATAATTAGCAGCTCTTGTTCCTGCACCCGTGGTTCCAACCTTTTTGTTCTCGAACCTCCCAaatcttcttccttctcttcaATTTTCCCCCACTTTTCTCTGCTCGATCTTCTCATCGTGTCTCGTTCGTGTAAAGATTCCGTTTTCAAAATACCCACATGCTGTGATTCCCTGTGCGCGACTGCACCAGCGCGTATTCGGTTGAAAGAAGTTTCGATTTTTGTTAGTGGGGTGGCGATTTTTCGATCTGGGTGTGTTGAGGGTGGAGTGAGGAATAGTGGGTTGTTGTTGATTTACGGCAGAGAGGGAGATGGAGAGAGAGAGGTGAAGGCAGTGATGGTGGTTGTGGGTGGAGCTGAAAGGATGGAGAGGGATCAATAATTTGGAATCTGTTTTGGGAAATAATGCTGTATCTGAAGCAGCCTAGAGTTCAGGATACGAATTTGGATTTTTTGGTTGTGGGCTTTTTGCATTGTGCTGATTCTGAATTTTGGTGATTTGTGTGGCTCTTTGCATGCCATTTGGTGGTTTCCCTGAGCCGGAGGCTCGGGGGATCTGAGTGTTACAGAGAAAGTCATGGCATCGTCAGAGAATGAACCTTGTCAGTCTCCTTCTGCCTCTGACCAAAcccttcctcctcctcctcctgcCAATGTCTGTATACAGAAATTTAGGCTATATGAGACTCGATCGGTAATgccctcttcttcctctttccaCTGTTTTGCAACTGTTGTTTTAGTTTCCTGTCTACTTGGGGATCTCTTTGATTTTGTAACGCGATTTGTTTGTTCTGTGTTGTGGTAAATAGAAAATATTCTGCCTTTGTGCATAATTTTAATCTTCACTATAGATCAAAAGTATAATATATGCACTTGTTTCTTGTTTATATAGCGTTGTGtgtgtatgtatatatgtaaCGGTTTTAGCGCATTTATTACCTAGTTATGCATCATTGCCTCAAAGCTGGCTACTCGGcgtttattttgaaattttaatgtttttagaAGAGACTGGACCGGCTAGTCATCCAATGTGTTGGATTCTTGCTTGATGATAGACTTCAATTTATGTCTGTTTAGAACTTCCTTTCATTCATTGTTTTGTGACATAAGAATTAGTTTGGCCAAGCAGAAAGAACATCCTTACTTGATTGTCTTATTCCATATTTTGGTGAAGTTCTAATTCTATTCCTACTTTAATATTCTTATATGTATCAATTTTACTTGTGAAATGGACGGGGATGGAATATTTATGCCTTTGCATGTGAGCATCTGTGTGGATGTTACatgtttccttttattttacCTTCAAGTGGGACATGTCATTTACCTTAAATTTGAAAGTGGCTTGTCTCCTGCCTCACATCATGCTTTAGACGCTTGGATGTATGAATTATCATCCCTGTGTAATCTAATGTGTATATTAAGCTTGGGAGATCCCATTTGAGAAAATTGAGTTATAAAATTCGATGAGTTGCTGGCGTTGCAATGTCTATCGTGtctttcttatatttaaaatatttaacttcTGCATTTATTTTGTACCACAGAACTTTTACATGATAGGAAGGGACAAGAGCAGGACATACTGGAGAGTACTAAAGATTGACCGTCTAGATCCTTCTGAACTAAACTTACGTGAAGATTCCACCACATATacagaaagtgaatgttctgatCTTTTGAGACGGATACATGAGGGTAACAAGTCAACAGGTGGACTTAAATTTGTTACAACTTGTTACGGAATTGTAGGTATGTAAATTCTATTGTCTAGTCTATCTGCCTGTTGAccaattattagttattatctTCATACACTATTCTGGTTTTAGGGTTCATCAAATTTTTGGGACCTTACTACATGGTGCTTATCACAAAAAGAAGGCAAATTGGTGCAATCTGTGGTCATACAGTATATGCTGTCTCGAAGAGTGAGATGATTCCATTGCCATATTCGTCAGTTCGACTTAACATCaatgataaaaatgaaaacaggTTACTGTCTTGCATATTATATGTTATAGCT encodes:
- the LOC137805548 gene encoding uncharacterized protein, whose protein sequence is MATALQQQSATMAQQHQAALHQLETTRLAAEASQLHQQPHTFSLEDFLRYNPSKFNGKVNPDEADQWRKLSYVIYMLIEEAEFWWIGMKQMMEDKGENATWENFKLEQRNLSVTEYATRFKHLAGLYTQTMTEAWRCRKFEFGLKQELKEVVILMSISDFPALVEKAKVVEMSNVTCDRCHRYDHATKDCRVQLGAPNSGGVQQVQQNNNQKPKAAGRVFAISGAEASHSDSLVRDLEVILGMDWLSANHILIDYAQKKLIFPKLEGMQFMDVFPDEIPGLPPKSEIKFAIDLIPGAGPVSISPYRMTPAELAELKKQLEDLLEKQFIRPSVSPWGAPVLLVKKKDGSSCLCIDYRQLNKLTIKNKYPLPRIDDLMD